In Drosophila yakuba strain Tai18E2 chromosome 2R, Prin_Dyak_Tai18E2_2.1, whole genome shotgun sequence, a single genomic region encodes these proteins:
- the LOC6531071 gene encoding phosphoenolpyruvate carboxykinase [GTP] isoform X2, with amino-acid sequence MLKKGTIIPLPKYENCWLARTNPADVARVEGKTFISTDSKEQTVPVTEKATPGMLGNWLAEEDLQAAIKERFPGCMKGRTMYVIPFSMGPVGSPLSKIGIEITDSPYVVESMKIMTRAGNPVLNYLQSGDGQFVKCLHSVGTPKSGVQAMPSWPCDPERTIVLHKPAENEIVSYGSGYGGNSLLGKKCLALRIGSTIAKREGWLAEHMLILGITNPQGKKIYIAAAFPSACGKTNLAMMTPTLPGYKVECVGDDIAWMKFDKKGVLRAINPENGFFGVAPGTSRATNPIAMDTIFRNSVFTNVASTSDGGVYWEGMEKDQLKGVTVTDWLGKLWSQESGKPAAHPNSRFCTPASQCPIIDPAWEDSEGVPISAILFGGRRPTGVPLVYEARDWKHGVFIGAAMRSEATAAAEFKGKVIMHDPFAMRPFFGYNFGDYLGHWLSMEQRGQVPKIFHVNWFRKSSEGQFLWPGFGENSRVLDWIFRRVEGEQCFEDSPIGRLPSKDALNLESLKEDIDLDQLFDLPKDFWTQEVAAIERYFEEQVGHHLPGPVAEELRELKARVADM; translated from the coding sequence ATGCTGAAGAAGGGCACCATCATACCGCTGCCGAAGTACGAGAATTGCTGGCTGGCCAGGACCAATCCGGCGGATGTGGCTCGAGTGGAGGGCAAGACCTTCATCTCTACGGATTCGAAGGAGCAGACAGTACCGGTTACGGAGAAGGCCACACCGGGAATGCTGGGTAACTGGTTGGCGGAAGAGGATTTGCAGGCGGCGATCAAGGAGCGATTCCCCGGCTGCATGAAGGGTCGCACCATGTATGTCATTCCCTTCAGCATGGGTCCAGTGGGCTCACCTCTGTCCAAAATCGGCATCGAGATCACGGACTCACCATACGTCGTGGAGTCCATGAAGATCATGACTCGAGCGGGCAATCCAGTGCTAAATTACCTGCAATCTGGCGATGGGCAGTTCGTCAAGTGTCTGCATTCGGTGGGTACGCCCAAGAGTGGAGTCCAGGCGATGCCATCCTGGCCCTGCGATCCCGAACGCACCATTGTGCTGCACAAGCCGGCGGAAAATGAGATTGTATCTTATGGATCTGGCTATGGTGGCAACTCGCTGCTGGGCAAGAAGTGCCTCGCCCTGAGGATTGGCAGCACCATTGCCAAGCGGGAGGGCTGGCTGGCCGAGCACATGCTGATCCTGGGCATCACCAATCCGCAGGGCAAGAAGATCTACATTGCTGCCGCCTTTCCATCGGCCTGCGGCAAGACCAACCTGGCCATGATGACACCTACCTTGCCGGGCTACAAGGTGGAGTGTGTGGGCGATGACATCGCCTGGATGAAGTTCGATAAGAAGGGTGTGCTGCGCGCGATTAATCCGGAGAATGGATTCTTTGGCGTGGCGCCCGGCACCTCGAGGGCCACCAATCCCATAGCCATGGATACGATATTCCGAAACTCGGTCTTCACGAACGTGGCCTCCACATCCGATGGTGGAGTTTACTGGGAGGGCATGGAGAAGGATCAGCTAAAGGGCGTCACAGTCACGGACTGGTTGGGCAAACTCTGGTCCCAGGAGTCCGGCAAGCCGGCTGCCCATCCCAACTCCAGATTCTGCACACCCGCCTCTCAGTGCCCCATCATCGATCCCGCCTGGGAGGACAGCGAAGGAGTGCCCATCTCCGCCATTCTTTTTGGCGGACGTCGTCCCACTGGCGTTCCCTTGGTGTACGAGGCTCGCGACTGGAAGCACGGCGTATTCATTGGAGCTGCGATGAGGAGCGAGGCCACCGCTGCCGCTGAATTCAAGGGCAAGGTGATCATGCACGATCCCTTCGCCATGAGACCCTTCTTCGGCTACAACTTTGGCGACTATCTGGGCCACTGGCTGAGTATGGAGCAGCGTGGCCAGGTGCCCAAGATCTTCCACGTGAACTGGTTCCGCAAGAGCAGCGAGGGCCAGTTCCTGTGGCCCGGATTCGGCGAGAACTCCCGAGTTCTGGACTGGATCTTTCGGCGAGTGGAGGGCGAGCAGTGCTTTGAGGATTCGCCCATTGGCCGGCTGCCCAGCAAGGATGCACTGAACTTGGAGAGCTTGAAGGAGGACATTGATCTCGACCAGCTGTTCGATCTGCCGAAGGATTTTTGGACGCAGGAAGTGGCTGCCATAGAGCGGTACTTCGAAGAGCAGGTGGGTCACCATCTGCCAGGTCCCGTGGCCGAGGAGCTGAGGGAGCTGAAGGCGCGTGTGGCTGACATGTGA
- the LOC6531071 gene encoding phosphoenolpyruvate carboxykinase [GTP] isoform X1 encodes MLLKGAQLLRSGLVSPRRNLNFRLTCRFLSVQYGDAKILTPAVKQYVEKCVDLCQPERVHICDGTEGESKLLQCIMLKKGTIIPLPKYENCWLARTNPADVARVEGKTFISTDSKEQTVPVTEKATPGMLGNWLAEEDLQAAIKERFPGCMKGRTMYVIPFSMGPVGSPLSKIGIEITDSPYVVESMKIMTRAGNPVLNYLQSGDGQFVKCLHSVGTPKSGVQAMPSWPCDPERTIVLHKPAENEIVSYGSGYGGNSLLGKKCLALRIGSTIAKREGWLAEHMLILGITNPQGKKIYIAAAFPSACGKTNLAMMTPTLPGYKVECVGDDIAWMKFDKKGVLRAINPENGFFGVAPGTSRATNPIAMDTIFRNSVFTNVASTSDGGVYWEGMEKDQLKGVTVTDWLGKLWSQESGKPAAHPNSRFCTPASQCPIIDPAWEDSEGVPISAILFGGRRPTGVPLVYEARDWKHGVFIGAAMRSEATAAAEFKGKVIMHDPFAMRPFFGYNFGDYLGHWLSMEQRGQVPKIFHVNWFRKSSEGQFLWPGFGENSRVLDWIFRRVEGEQCFEDSPIGRLPSKDALNLESLKEDIDLDQLFDLPKDFWTQEVAAIERYFEEQVGHHLPGPVAEELRELKARVADM; translated from the coding sequence ACGTGGAGAAGTGCGTGGATCTCTGCCAACCGGAAAGGGTGCACATCTGCGATGGAACTGAGGGCGAGAGCAAGTTGCTCCAGTGCATCATGCTGAAGAAGGGCACCATCATACCGCTGCCGAAGTACGAGAATTGCTGGCTGGCCAGGACCAATCCGGCGGATGTGGCTCGAGTGGAGGGCAAGACCTTCATCTCTACGGATTCGAAGGAGCAGACAGTACCGGTTACGGAGAAGGCCACACCGGGAATGCTGGGTAACTGGTTGGCGGAAGAGGATTTGCAGGCGGCGATCAAGGAGCGATTCCCCGGCTGCATGAAGGGTCGCACCATGTATGTCATTCCCTTCAGCATGGGTCCAGTGGGCTCACCTCTGTCCAAAATCGGCATCGAGATCACGGACTCACCATACGTCGTGGAGTCCATGAAGATCATGACTCGAGCGGGCAATCCAGTGCTAAATTACCTGCAATCTGGCGATGGGCAGTTCGTCAAGTGTCTGCATTCGGTGGGTACGCCCAAGAGTGGAGTCCAGGCGATGCCATCCTGGCCCTGCGATCCCGAACGCACCATTGTGCTGCACAAGCCGGCGGAAAATGAGATTGTATCTTATGGATCTGGCTATGGTGGCAACTCGCTGCTGGGCAAGAAGTGCCTCGCCCTGAGGATTGGCAGCACCATTGCCAAGCGGGAGGGCTGGCTGGCCGAGCACATGCTGATCCTGGGCATCACCAATCCGCAGGGCAAGAAGATCTACATTGCTGCCGCCTTTCCATCGGCCTGCGGCAAGACCAACCTGGCCATGATGACACCTACCTTGCCGGGCTACAAGGTGGAGTGTGTGGGCGATGACATCGCCTGGATGAAGTTCGATAAGAAGGGTGTGCTGCGCGCGATTAATCCGGAGAATGGATTCTTTGGCGTGGCGCCCGGCACCTCGAGGGCCACCAATCCCATAGCCATGGATACGATATTCCGAAACTCGGTCTTCACGAACGTGGCCTCCACATCCGATGGTGGAGTTTACTGGGAGGGCATGGAGAAGGATCAGCTAAAGGGCGTCACAGTCACGGACTGGTTGGGCAAACTCTGGTCCCAGGAGTCCGGCAAGCCGGCTGCCCATCCCAACTCCAGATTCTGCACACCCGCCTCTCAGTGCCCCATCATCGATCCCGCCTGGGAGGACAGCGAAGGAGTGCCCATCTCCGCCATTCTTTTTGGCGGACGTCGTCCCACTGGCGTTCCCTTGGTGTACGAGGCTCGCGACTGGAAGCACGGCGTATTCATTGGAGCTGCGATGAGGAGCGAGGCCACCGCTGCCGCTGAATTCAAGGGCAAGGTGATCATGCACGATCCCTTCGCCATGAGACCCTTCTTCGGCTACAACTTTGGCGACTATCTGGGCCACTGGCTGAGTATGGAGCAGCGTGGCCAGGTGCCCAAGATCTTCCACGTGAACTGGTTCCGCAAGAGCAGCGAGGGCCAGTTCCTGTGGCCCGGATTCGGCGAGAACTCCCGAGTTCTGGACTGGATCTTTCGGCGAGTGGAGGGCGAGCAGTGCTTTGAGGATTCGCCCATTGGCCGGCTGCCCAGCAAGGATGCACTGAACTTGGAGAGCTTGAAGGAGGACATTGATCTCGACCAGCTGTTCGATCTGCCGAAGGATTTTTGGACGCAGGAAGTGGCTGCCATAGAGCGGTACTTCGAAGAGCAGGTGGGTCACCATCTGCCAGGTCCCGTGGCCGAGGAGCTGAGGGAGCTGAAGGCGCGTGTGGCTGACATGTGA